The DNA sequence TGCAAGGTGATGATGTATTACTCCAAATTTTCTCCCTTTCTGTAGGTTTAAACAATTGTTTCTTATCATATATAACAACAAATCATTTGATTCAGATAGCTGACTACACCTAGATATATATATGCTACTGGTCTTAAGAAAAAGTTTTGCAAGGTATATATGAATTCATGAAACCATACCTCAATTTGCTTTCCCGAGTTACTCAGAAGTCTTCAAGGACTCTTCTGTTGATCTCTTCTTGTGGTTGATCACCAGAAACAGAATATGGCAATACTGATTGATTGATAAAGAACAAAGTTacaagagattcatctcaagtaCTTCAAAAATGAAATCACCACTATGATAGGTGAAAGTGAAACGCGTCTATCATAATCTGGTTATTAAAGAGTAAAGACCCTGCCAAAGTCATTTTTAGACTAAGAACTAGTTTAATGACCCGTGCATCACGGGAAACTTTAATAAtagatcttttatttttttttaactaattagttCTCGTTGActattttttagttagttttctaatgGAACTAAAGCTAATTATATGCGTTCTAGACGAAAAATTAGGCTTACTTTTTGTAGTAGTCGAACATAAATTTGTAGAATCAGGACATGAGGCTTTGGTAGATCTTTTTGTTTCAGGTTAACATCTCTACAAAGGTGAGAATGTATCTGCAAAAAATTTTAACACTCAAATTAGTATAGTCTAAGagatataataataattagaaatagataatatattttagaTGTTTATTGTTAAGCCTTTTATGTATAGTGTTTAGAAAGAATATCTAAAAAGATTCGGATAGAGATCTGTgcgaaataaataataattttactacAATTGGTTCTTTTTTTGAATGTTCCTCATTGCCACTGACTGTGGACTTCTATCAGATTTCAGATGGAATGTCTATACAAATTCAAACAGTTAATTTATTACTTGAAACTCATGGGGGTGCCCGTCCCCAAGGGGGAGCAGCATGGTAAGTTCTTCTTACCAGTATTCTGAATTGGTTATCTACTTTAGTTTATTTATGCTCTAAAAGGAGAATGTAAGGGTGTATCCACTGTTGAATCATTTTGTGAGTTATGATTACAATACTTTACAATAGGTATAGaagtaacataaacataaacccTTGCCTTCATATTTGAAAAGCAAACTGACTCTAGAAGAATGTCTTCTTTACAATAGGTATAGTGATGTTCATGAGGCCTTTGACAACAAGATAGGAGGTAACCATGGTTAATACCTTAGGGCATATTTGTCTTGCATGTTCATGCAATTTATACTGGAAGTATTATTCAGTAAATTTGGAAATGTATTTGAATTTTGCTTGACGAGGTTAAAAATCTTTAGTTATTATCTCAGTATTCAAGTCACAGAGATGAGAAACTCCCTCTACATGTTTATCTTGCATGATCTTATTCATCAAGTCCCTTTCTTTGTTCTTGAGAAGCTTTTCAATCTAGCTTTTCCTTCTACTTTGAATAGTGGCAACCCAAGCCATCCTTCTTTATTATTAAGGCTCGCTCTTGTTTATATGGTTCCTCACAGTACCATTCCCGGTGATATTGATGACATAACTCATTTCACAGATTTATCAAGAAAGTTTCTATTAGCATCCTCTCACTTATTCCAACCATCAGCCTCTGGATGCTCAAGACAAACACAGCTAACACAACTCTGCAGGAGTGAAGATTGAGGTAAACAAAAATAGTAAATGCTTACTGGACTTGGAAATTTCAGGTCATACTCTCAGAATTCCATTTACTAGATTTCGAGCAATGCCATTGTATCAgtcaatcctatctttttcttggattttcttatCATCACAGAAAGGAATAATTGAGAATTTGTTAGGTGATAGCTACCATGTTCTTCGATCCTTAATAGCTTGATGTTAACACATATTCCACTTAATTTAATTCATGATggattattatttaattagttgTCAAGCAAAGAGAAATATACATTactatttttaattaggtcttaaCTCTTTCAATTTCATGGAATATTTTTCTACAATATATACATTGAATGACGAAATAAGGTGGAAAGTGTGTGTAATCCACTTTGTTTCGACAGTATATATTATGCatggcacaaaagatttataaaatcaaactacttttacaaaaaaaaatatcgtAGGTTGACAAAAATCTCTGACTAAGAAGACCAAGGTCTctatagataaaaaatcaaataacaaaatttttagttattatttttatatgaaaaagtctaattttttatttgaattatattattttgctaattttattttttgtagaacaagtagaaaaaatagagaatgagagaaaaaagagagaaagataaagatgaagaatgagagtgaaagtaagagtttgttaattttggaagaaaaaaaaattattttaactgtaataaaaaaatatcggatgacatattttaatttgtcaaattactaatataaaatataaatcatatatagagtgaaaatggtagagagaaatagaaaaatggagagaggtagataagagaatttaagaagggagtttattaattttggaaaaaaaatattttctctcaattttaataagagagtgtcatgtgacacatttgattattaaattagatagtaatatatgatacataatataggtatatttcaattttaattttaatttgaatgcaattaaagaatgtcatattgCATATTTTGATCTCAACCCACACTACTCTTGTAATGCCAAAAAGAAAAGGTGTTTGTAACTAATGTGTCAATCACTGATCATGGTATATCTTGAGGCTGAGCCTTGAATAAATATGTTTCTTATTTCATAATCTCAGTGATACTTGCCTTAGAGCATCCAAGAAAAAAACGATATACTTGTCTTATATTTGCAAGCTAAGATCATTatacttgtctttatttttttccCAATCTCAGCTATCAGTATCCAAGGTTGGTGGAATAGCTCATTTCACAGATCTTTCTAGAAAGCTTCTATTATTATCCTGTAACTTATCAATCTCTAGATGTTCAAGAGAAGCACAGATAGTGCAAATTTATAGTGCAACTGAGTTGAAGGAAGCAGGAGTAAAGTTTGAGGTAAACAAAGCTAGTCAATGCTTACTAGACTTGCAACTTTCTGGTCATAGTTTGAGAATCCCATTCTTTAGAGTGGAAGATATTACTGAGGTTGTTTTGAGAAATTTGTTAGCTTTCGAGCAATGTCACTGTATCGATGAATCCTACCTTGCTGACTATATTGCTGTGTTAGATTTTCTTATTAACACAGACAAAGATGTAGATTTGCTTATTAAGAATGGAATAATTGAGAATTGGTTAGATGATAGTAATGCAGTGGCCAAAATGTTCAATGGTCTTGGAGTGAACATTATGTATCCAGATTTTAATGTGCAGTATTCCCTTATTTTTCAAAGGTTGAATGATTTTTGTGCACGCCCTTGGAACAAAAAAGTTGCGACTTATTGCAACACTCCATGCAAGACGGTAGTTTCTATTGCTGGATTTTTCTGCTTGTTCTCACTGTTATTCAGACAGTATTTTCTATTCTCCAAGGAGTACACTAGTACTAGATTATTGTTTGATATCTTTGTAATTGGAAGAATTGAAGTGTTTATTATGAACATGTGGCCACTTTATTATGTAATTATTGAAGACCACTGCATAAGGCAACTGCCTTCTCTGTAATTGTGTATCAAGTTTGaatgtgatatttttttattgttgcttTCTGGTTTCTATACATTATTTACACATCTTTATTCTGAAATTAGTATTCAAACATCATGTTCTATCTTAAGGTTTGAAACATTACGATCTTTACCTGCTTCGGGAACATTTGTAGCTTTGAAACAATAATGCTCCCAAATCAATTGTTTAGGTGATAGCAAAGCAGTCTTGAGGAGAACATTATCCATGAAACTTTTAATGCTGAGatttaatttagaatatattatataatataattaatttgaatCTTTGTTCTTGAGAAGCTTTTCCTTCTACTTTGAATAGTGGAGCCATCCTTCTTTGTTTATATGGTTCCTCACAGTACCATGACATAACTCATTTCACAGATTTATCAAGAAAGTTTCTATTAGCATCCTCTCACTTATTCCAACCATCTCCCTCTGGATGCTAATAGAAATTTCAGGTCATACTCTCAGAATTCCATTTAC is a window from the Arachis hypogaea cultivar Tifrunner chromosome 17, arahy.Tifrunner.gnm2.J5K5, whole genome shotgun sequence genome containing:
- the LOC112762629 gene encoding uncharacterized protein; its protein translation is MRNSLYMFILHDLIHQVPFFVLEKLFNLAFPSTLNSGNPSHPSLLLRLALVYMVPHSTIPGDIDDITHFTDLSRKCSREAQIVQIYSATELKEAGVKFEVNKASQCLLDLQLSGHSLRIPFFRVEDITEVVLRNLLAFEQCHCIDESYLADYIAVLDFLINTDKDVDLLIKNGIIENWLDDSNAVAKMFNGLGVNIMYPDFNVHPVNPRKPYRDIPESPKHEYWRKGKKTSDSTPESTNFEQQIGGKRRKEGLKRKTK